The genomic DNA TGTCTCCATACGAGCGAGACGGAGCGCTCGGAGCGTCTCGTCGACGCAGCGGCGAAGTTACGGGACCGGCGTGACCAGTTGCTAGCGCTGGCCGACGCGGACGCCGCGGCGGTCGACGAGGTACAGACGGCCTTCGAAGCGGACACTGACGACAGTCACGAGCAGGCGGCCCTCCGGACGGCCACCGAAATCCCGGTGCAGATAGCCGAGGCGGCCCGGGACGTCGCGACCAGTGCGACCGTCGTCGCTGTAGACGGGACGCCGAACGCCCGAACCGACGCAGTTGTCGGAGCGATTATCGCGCGGGCCACGGTCGCGTCGGCGGCAACGATCGTCCGGGCTAACGTCGGGTTGCTCGACGACG from Halomicroarcula saliterrae includes the following:
- a CDS encoding cyclodeaminase/cyclohydrolase family protein; the encoded protein is MTFAERTVEGFLSDVASSQVAPSAGATAALTGSLAAALCEMVCLHTSETERSERLVDAAAKLRDRRDQLLALADADAAAVDEVQTAFEADTDDSHEQAALRTATEIPVQIAEAARDVATSATVVAVDGTPNARTDAVVGAIIARATVASAATIVRANVGLLDDDGFVSDVRSRVESAEADANAAVAAVTDQDE